The Malus domestica chromosome 06, GDT2T_hap1 genome has a segment encoding these proteins:
- the LOC103409649 gene encoding CBS domain-containing protein CBSCBSPB1-like isoform X2, with protein MASQGGSSRRSLSLTNASSHDKKKSSDASNGGPDSARKSFTASRSTGLTGERTVKRLRLSKALTVPENTSVQEACRRMAARRVDALLLTDSNALLCGILTDKDIATRVISRELNLEETLVSKVMTKNPIFVLSDTLAVEALQKMVQGKFRHLPVVENGEVIALLDIAKCLYDAIARMERAAEKGKAIAAAVEGVEKHWGTSSSGSNTFVETLRERLFRPSLSTIIPDSTKVLTVSPTDTVLMTTKKMQEMRVSSAIVTVDNKPRGILTSKDILMRVISQNLPPKTTLVEKVMTPNPECATVDTPIVDALHTMHDGKFLHLPVVDRDGAVVAVVDVIHITHAAVATVGNTAGVSNEAATTMMQKFWDSAMALGPNDDDEESRSENSLKLASESAETGRSLPFPPSNFPNTFAFKLQDKRGRMHRFTCNIQSLTELIASIIQRMGDDIDRNNLPQILYEDEDRDKVILASDSDLIAAVDHAKQVGWKGLRLHLDYSGTHTRRRRGSATGNVDYAYADSAWASAYNAVAAGAAVAVGLGVLAYLKRSGN; from the exons ATGGCTAGTCAAGGCGGTTCTTCGAGAAGAAGTCTGTCATTGACGAATGCATCGTCGCATGACAAGAAGAAATCCTCTGATGCTAGTAACGGAGGCCCTGATTCTGCTCGAAAATCTTTCACGGCTTCTCGTTCCAC GGGGCTAACTGGAGAGCGGACTGTGAAACGATTGCGGTTATCAAAGGCTCTGACAGTACCTGAAAATACTAGTGTTCAAGAAGCTTGTCGTCGGATGGCTGCTCGTAGGGTTGATGCTTTGTTGTTAACTGATTCTAATGCGTTGCTCTGTGGAATTCTTACGGACAAG GATATAGCGACAAGGGTTATTTCTCGTGAGCTTAATCTTGAGGAAACCCTTGTTTCTAAAGTTATGACAAAGAACCCGATATTTGTTCTTTCAGACACTCTTGCTGTTGAGGCCCTTCAGAAAATGGTGCAAG GGAAATTCAGGCATTTGCCTGTTGTGGAGAATGGAGAGGTCATTGCTTTACTTGATATAGCAAAGTGTTTATATGATGCCATTGCTCGAATGGAAAGAGCAGCTGAAAAGGGAAAGGCTATTGCTGCTGCTGTGGAAGGTGTTGAAAAACATTGGGGAACATCTAGTTCTG GTTCCAATACATTTGTTGAGACACTTCGAGAGCGTTTGTTTAGGCCATCTTTGTCGACAATCATTCCAGATAGTACAAA GGTCTTAACAGTTTCACCAACAGATACGGTTTTGATGACAACAAAGAAGATGCAGGAAATGCGAGTAAGCTCGGCAATTGTGACGGTTGATAACAAGCCACGAGGAATTCTTAC CTCAAAAGATATCTTAATGCGTGTAATATCACAAAACCTTCCTCCGAAGACCACTCTTGTAGAGAAG GTCATGACTCCAAACCCAGAATGTGCTACAGTGGATACACCAATTGTTGATGCATTGCATACCATGCATGATGGAAAGTTTTTGCACCTTCCTGTTGTAGACAGAG ATGGAGctgttgttgctgttgttgaTGTAATTCATATCACTCATGCTGCTGTGGCCACT GTTGGAAATACTGCTGGAGTGAGCAATGAGGCTGCAACCACTATGATGCAAAAGTTTTGGGATTCTGCCATGGCCTTGGGTCccaatgatgatgatgaggagTCTCGGAG TGAAAATTCGTTGAAACTGGCTTCTGAGAGCGCAGAGACAGGGAGATCGCTACCCTTTCCACCATCCAATTTTCCAAATACCTTTGCTTTCAAACTTCAAGATAAGAGGGGTCGAATGCATAGATTCACTTGCA ATATTCAGAGTTTGACAGAACTTATAGCCTCCATCATTCAGAGAATGGGAGATGACATTGACCGCAACAACCTTCCTcaaattttg TATGAAGATGAAGACCGTGATAAAGTTATATTGGCATCAGATAGTGATCTTATAGCAGCTGTGGATCATGCAAAGCAAGTTGGTTGGAAG GGTTTGAGACTGCATTTGGATTATTCAGGAACACACACTCGCCGCCGAAGGGGTTCAGCTACAGGAAATGTGGATTATGCATATGCAGATTCTGCATGGGCATCAGCATACAATGCTGTTGCAGCTGGGGCTGCAGTTGCTGTCGGCTTAGGCGTGTTAGCGTACTTGAAGAGATCCGGTAACTGa
- the LOC103409649 gene encoding CBS domain-containing protein CBSCBSPB1-like isoform X1 translates to MASQGGSSRRSLSLTNASSHDKKKSSDASNGGPDSARKSFTASRSTGLTGERTVKRLRLSKALTVPENTSVQEACRRMAARRVDALLLTDSNALLCGILTDKDIATRVISRELNLEETLVSKVMTKNPIFVLSDTLAVEALQKMVQGKFRHLPVVENGEVIALLDIAKCLYDAIARMERAAEKGKAIAAAVEGVEKHWGTSSSDAGSNTFVETLRERLFRPSLSTIIPDSTKVLTVSPTDTVLMTTKKMQEMRVSSAIVTVDNKPRGILTSKDILMRVISQNLPPKTTLVEKVMTPNPECATVDTPIVDALHTMHDGKFLHLPVVDRDGAVVAVVDVIHITHAAVATVGNTAGVSNEAATTMMQKFWDSAMALGPNDDDEESRSENSLKLASESAETGRSLPFPPSNFPNTFAFKLQDKRGRMHRFTCNIQSLTELIASIIQRMGDDIDRNNLPQILYEDEDRDKVILASDSDLIAAVDHAKQVGWKGLRLHLDYSGTHTRRRRGSATGNVDYAYADSAWASAYNAVAAGAAVAVGLGVLAYLKRSGN, encoded by the exons ATGGCTAGTCAAGGCGGTTCTTCGAGAAGAAGTCTGTCATTGACGAATGCATCGTCGCATGACAAGAAGAAATCCTCTGATGCTAGTAACGGAGGCCCTGATTCTGCTCGAAAATCTTTCACGGCTTCTCGTTCCAC GGGGCTAACTGGAGAGCGGACTGTGAAACGATTGCGGTTATCAAAGGCTCTGACAGTACCTGAAAATACTAGTGTTCAAGAAGCTTGTCGTCGGATGGCTGCTCGTAGGGTTGATGCTTTGTTGTTAACTGATTCTAATGCGTTGCTCTGTGGAATTCTTACGGACAAG GATATAGCGACAAGGGTTATTTCTCGTGAGCTTAATCTTGAGGAAACCCTTGTTTCTAAAGTTATGACAAAGAACCCGATATTTGTTCTTTCAGACACTCTTGCTGTTGAGGCCCTTCAGAAAATGGTGCAAG GGAAATTCAGGCATTTGCCTGTTGTGGAGAATGGAGAGGTCATTGCTTTACTTGATATAGCAAAGTGTTTATATGATGCCATTGCTCGAATGGAAAGAGCAGCTGAAAAGGGAAAGGCTATTGCTGCTGCTGTGGAAGGTGTTGAAAAACATTGGGGAACATCTAGTTCTG ATGCAGGTTCCAATACATTTGTTGAGACACTTCGAGAGCGTTTGTTTAGGCCATCTTTGTCGACAATCATTCCAGATAGTACAAA GGTCTTAACAGTTTCACCAACAGATACGGTTTTGATGACAACAAAGAAGATGCAGGAAATGCGAGTAAGCTCGGCAATTGTGACGGTTGATAACAAGCCACGAGGAATTCTTAC CTCAAAAGATATCTTAATGCGTGTAATATCACAAAACCTTCCTCCGAAGACCACTCTTGTAGAGAAG GTCATGACTCCAAACCCAGAATGTGCTACAGTGGATACACCAATTGTTGATGCATTGCATACCATGCATGATGGAAAGTTTTTGCACCTTCCTGTTGTAGACAGAG ATGGAGctgttgttgctgttgttgaTGTAATTCATATCACTCATGCTGCTGTGGCCACT GTTGGAAATACTGCTGGAGTGAGCAATGAGGCTGCAACCACTATGATGCAAAAGTTTTGGGATTCTGCCATGGCCTTGGGTCccaatgatgatgatgaggagTCTCGGAG TGAAAATTCGTTGAAACTGGCTTCTGAGAGCGCAGAGACAGGGAGATCGCTACCCTTTCCACCATCCAATTTTCCAAATACCTTTGCTTTCAAACTTCAAGATAAGAGGGGTCGAATGCATAGATTCACTTGCA ATATTCAGAGTTTGACAGAACTTATAGCCTCCATCATTCAGAGAATGGGAGATGACATTGACCGCAACAACCTTCCTcaaattttg TATGAAGATGAAGACCGTGATAAAGTTATATTGGCATCAGATAGTGATCTTATAGCAGCTGTGGATCATGCAAAGCAAGTTGGTTGGAAG GGTTTGAGACTGCATTTGGATTATTCAGGAACACACACTCGCCGCCGAAGGGGTTCAGCTACAGGAAATGTGGATTATGCATATGCAGATTCTGCATGGGCATCAGCATACAATGCTGTTGCAGCTGGGGCTGCAGTTGCTGTCGGCTTAGGCGTGTTAGCGTACTTGAAGAGATCCGGTAACTGa
- the LOC103437527 gene encoding non-specific phospholipase C6-like, with amino-acid sequence MGASKTKTFPHFPSFSFVFSLFLTLSSTFRPTHFCSAQQQQPIKTIVVLVMENRSFDHMLGWMKKSVNPAINGVTGKECNPVSTKPADPEKSICFSDDAEFVDPDPGHSFEAVEQQVFGSGSLPSMTGFVEQALSMSPNLSETVMKGFRPESVPAYAALVSEFAVFDRWFSSIPGPTQPNRLFVYSATSHGSTSHVKKQLASGYPQKTIFDSVHENGLDFGVYFQNIPTTMFYRNMRKLKYIFKFHQYDLKFKKDARKGKLPSLTVIEPSYFDLKGMPANDDHPSHDVANGQRLVKEVYETLRASPQWNETLLVITYDEHGGFFDHVKTPYVNVPNPDGNSGPAPSFFKFDRLGVRVPTIMVSPWIKKGTVMSGPQGPTPNSEFEHSSIPATIKKMFNLSSNFLTHRDAWAGTFEQVVGQLSSPRTDCPVTLPDVVPLRKTEAKEDSSLSEFQGEAVQLAAVLNGDHFLSSYPDEMSKKMSVREAHGYVKGAVSRFVRASKEAIKLGAEESAIVDMRSSLTTRSSNIKN; translated from the exons aTGGGAGCTTCCAAGACCAAAACTTTCCCACATTTTCCAtcgttttccttcgttttctcACTCTTTCTCACTCTCTCATCGACTTTCCGGCCAACCCATTTCTGCTCTGCCCAGCAGCAGCAACCCATCAAAACCATCGTCGTTTTGGTCATGGAGAACCGCTCCTTCGACCACATGCTGGGTTGGATGAAAAAATCCGTTAACCCAGCAATCAACGGCGTCACTGGCAAAGAATGCAACCCGGTTTCAACCAAACCCGCCGACCCGGAAAAATCCATCTGTTTCTCCGACGACGCCGAGTTCGTGGATCCGGATCCGGGTCACTCATTCGAAGCGGTCGAGCAGCAGGTATTCGGGTCGGGTTCCCTCCCTTCGATGACCGGGTTCGTCGAACAAGCATTGTCAATGTCCCCAAACCTCTCCGAAACCGTTATGAAAGGCTTCAGACCGGAATCCGTTCCGGCCTACGCGGCCCTGGTCAGCGAATTCGCGGTGTTCGACCGGTGGTTCTCTTCAATTCCCGGTCCGACTCAACCCAATCGGCTGTTCGTCTACTCCGCTACTTCCCACGGCTCGACCAGCCACGTCAAGAAACAATTAGCTTCCGGGTACCCACAAAAAACAATCTTCGATTCCGTCCATGAAAACGGGTTGGATTTCGGTGTCTACTTCCAGAACATCCCGACAACAATGTTCTACCGAAACATGCGGAAACTGAAGTACATTTTCAAGTTCCACCAGTACgatttgaagttcaagaaagACGCTCGGAAGGGGAAGCTCCCGAGCTTGACGGTGATCGAACCGAGTTACTTCGACCTTAAGGGGATGCCGGCGAACGACGACCACCCGTCCCATGATGTCGCCAACGGTCAGAGGCTGGTTAAGGAAGTTTATGAGACGTTGAGGGCGAGTCCTCAGTGGAACGAGACGCTTTTGGTGATCACGTACGACGAGCATGGCGGGTTTTTCGATCATGTCAAGACTCCGTATGTTAATGTTCCGAACCCGGACGGGAATAGCGGTCCGGCTCCTTCTTTTTTTAAGTTCGATCGGCTCGGAGTTCGCGTGCCGACGATTATGGTGTCGCCGTGGATTAAGAAGGGGACTG TGATGAGCGGTCCTCAAGGACCTACACCGAACTCCGAGTTTGAGCACTCTTCAATCCCCGCCACCATAAAGAAAATGTTCAACCTCAGCTCTAACTTCTTAACTCACAGAGACGCATGGGCGGGGACGTTTGAGCAAGTTGTTGGGCAATTATCTTCTCCCAGAACTGATTGCCCAG TGACCTTGCCGGACGTAGTGCCTCTGAGGAAAACGGAGGCCAAGGAAGACAGTAGTTTATCCGAGTTTCAGGGGGAGGCAGTGCAGTTAGCGGCCGTGCTCAACGGCGACCACTTCTTGAGCAGCTACCCGGATGAAATGAGCAAGAAGATGAGTGTGAGGGAAGCTCATGGGTACGTGAAAGGTGCAGTTTCAAGGTTCGTTAGAGCAAGCAAAGAGGCTATAAAACTGGGAGCAGAAGAGTCAGCAATTGTAGATATGAGATCTTCCCTCACAActaggtcctcaaatattaaaaattaa
- the LOC103409647 gene encoding thylakoid lumenal 17.9 kDa protein, chloroplastic — protein sequence MANMSFNLMSHHLLPPTSNHSIPTTSHCLQNPKSSLQNSTRKPIILPSLLSLALTVTLGSPLPVLAIPSLNSQSNVAPPPPTTPFSQAKNLKTGLEFGKIRPCPSINPGCVSTNPRSSSFAFPLEIPANSLDNAIQRLKEAILETQKNPKIQIVEDTPDGQYLQAEFDGGFGRDVVEFLVKGDLASYRCMATKVTYLYPFTTALGNSQGQEERMKKITDQLGWYAPSFEAMD from the exons ATGGCCAACATGAGCTTCAATTTGATGagtcatcatcttcttcctccaactTCCAATCACTCAATCCCCACAACCTCTCATTGCCTCCAAAACCCGAAATCCAGTTTGCAGAACTCGACCCGAAAGCCGATAATCCTCCCTAGTCTCCTCTCTCTAGCTCTCACTGTCACACTTGGCTCACCTTTACCTGTTTTGGCAATCCCTTCTCTCAACTCTCAGTCCAATGTAGCCCCTCCTCCTCCGACCACTCCATTCTCTCAGGCCAAGAATTTGAAGACTGGCCTTGAATTCGG GAAAATTAGACCTTGCCCATCGATAAATCCTGGCTGTGTATCGACAAATCCAAGATCGTCATCGTTTGCATTTCCATTGGAGATTCCTGCAAATTCTTTAGACAATGCAATTCAG AGGTTGAAAGAAGCAATCTTGGAAACTcaaaagaacccaaaaattcagaTCGTGGAAGATACTCCTGATG GGCAATATTTACAAGCTGAGTTCGATGGAGGCTTTGGCAGGGATGTGGTGGAGTTTCTGGTGAAAGGAGACTTGGCTTCGTACAGGTGCATGGCCACAAAAGTAACATATTTGTACCCTTTCACAACTGCTCTAGGAAATTCACAGGGACAAGAAGAGCGGATGAAGAAAATTACTGACCAGTTGGGTTGGTATGCTCCAAGTTTTGAAGCCATGgactaa
- the LOC139197073 gene encoding uncharacterized protein: MHRSRSGCVSLVSEPRFSNPVYLVNDLIIVMSSVRTMSPSREPRHSAEPSFPDIAQLEEVIANAIQSSLCHPQMTHLETVYNLKLNHFMGNEGHEVADKWLNHVEKTFLVMQSQGNLLPDRWVETTTWFLGLDPASWWRQKSYQMPPEVVADCEVFKQLFRKRFIPPEYIDSKKQEFTHLKQGKMSANEYYRRFTDLSRYDLEVAANPVEMLHRFRLGTKKKWHSIATLTPCATYQEFYEVLLRIEDSKNMPNESKDEEEKNGNQMRDDKGKCQSSQGPRKT; encoded by the coding sequence ATGCATCGATctcggtcgggatgtgtcagtttggtatcagagcctaggtttagcaaTCCTGTATATCTTGTGAATGATCTAATCATTGtgatgtcttctgtcagaactatgtcGCCTAGTAGAGAGCCACGTCACTCagctgagcctagtttccctgatattgctcagTTAGAGGAAGTTATAGCTAATGCCATTCAGTCTTCACTCTGTCATCCTCAAATGACACATCTTGAGACTGTGTATAATCTGAAGCTGAATCATTTCATGGGAAATGAAGGACATGAGGTAGCGGACAAGTGGCTTAATCATGTCGAGAAGACTTTCcttgtgatgcagagtcaggggaatcttcttcctgataggtgggtcgagacgactacctggtttttaggTCTGGAtcctgcatcctggtggagacagaAGTCATATCAGATGCCACCAGAGGTTGTAGCAGATTGCGAAGTGTTTAAACAATTGTTTAGGAAAAGGTTTATTCCCCCTGAGTACATTGATAgcaagaaacaagagtttacgCATCTAAAACAAGGAAAGATGTCAGCAAATGAGTATTACAGGAGGTTCACTGATTTGTCTCGATATGATTtagaggttgctgctaatccggttgAGATGCTCCATCGTTTCaggttgggtactaagaagaaatggcattCTATAGCGACATTGACTCCCTGTGCCACctaccaggagttttatgaggtgTTACTGCGGATTGAGGACTCAAAGAACATGCCCAATGAAAgtaaagatgaagaagaaaagaacggGAACCAGATgcgagatgataaaggtaaatgTCAGTCATCTCAGGGGCCTCGTAAGACCTAG
- the LOC139196907 gene encoding uncharacterized protein: MDFGGSDAHLCRMCNIRHFGECKRGNNACYTCGQMGHRVAHCPQNQQRPQQPSLPPPAPTQQASEPSGYAQTGRGVLIDCGDTHSVVSYSFAQMTQPHPTPLGYDLEFSMPIGERCYVDRVYLGCPVLVEDVVMPANLILLDIVEFDVILGIDWLHYNRVMIDCYGKAVTFHRPGLPEVTFVGEPSGVRHGVISAVKAKTLLSKGCQGYLAHMVLNDNAPSNVEDVRVVRHFPDVFPDDLLG; the protein is encoded by the exons ATGGACTTTGGTGGTTCAGATGCTCATTTATGCCGCATGTGTAATAttaggcattttggggagtgtaagAGAGGCAACAATGCATGCTatacttgtggacagatggggCATAGGGTTGCACATTGCCCTCAGAATCAGCAAAGGCCCCAACAGCCTTCCTTACCACCACCTGCACCGACCCAACAAGCTTCAGAACCTAGTGGTTATGCTCAGACTGGTCGTGGAG tattgattgattgtggtgatACGCATTCTGTTGTTTCTTATTCATTTGCTCAAATgacgcaacctcatcctacacctctaggatacgatttagagttttctatgcctaTAGGAGAGAGGTGTTATGTTGATCGAGTATATCTAGGATGTCCAGTGCTGGTGGAAGATgttgttatgccagctaatcttattcTGTTAGACATTGTTgaatttgatgtgattttgggcattgATTGGTTACATTATAATCGTGTCATGATAGATTGCTATGGAAAGGCAGTCACTtttcatcgtcctggattacctgaagttacatttgtaggagagcctagcggggtgaggcatggtgttatttctgccgTGAAAGCCAAAACattgttgtcgaaaggttgtcagggatatttggctcatatGGTGTTGAATGATAATGCTCCTAGTAATGTGGAGGATGTGCGTGTGGTCAGGCATTTTCCGGATGTGTTCCCTGATGATTTACTTGGATAG